GTAGTCAAGCGGGAATCTTTCGAATATCTGCTTGGTAACGATGTAATTCCAAAACGGCTTCGCCCGGTTGTTCCTTTAGTAGCGAAATAGGATAGAGAATACTATCTTTGAATCTGCTTTCCAAGGCAAATAAAAGATCAATGTAAGATCTCCAATTATACTTAAAAGGTATAGGTTTGGAGGTCTTTTTATTCATCTATGCTGTCAAGGAAGAAGCGTTAGTAAACAGGAATGCAAACAAGGAGCACAGTTGTGCCGGAAGGGACAAATAGAGTACAATAGAAACCATCTGAGTAAGGAAAGGTGGAAAACAATTGAAAAAAGGTAGTATTAAACTGGCTAAAGGCGGAGAAGTGATCATTCAATTTTTTCCGGAAGAAGCTCCGAATACAGTGGCCAACTTCGAGAAACTAGCTAATAGCGGATTTTATAACGGACTGACTTTTCACCGTGTTATCAAAGGATTCGTTGCACAGGGCGGATGCCCGAATGGTACCGGAACCGGTGGTGCCGGTTATACCATTAAATGTGAAGTAGCAACCAACACCAGCAAGCATGAGCGCGGTACTTTGTCCATGGCCCATGCCGGCCGTGATACGGGAAGCTCCCAATTCTTTATTTGCTATGAGCCCCAGCCTCACCTTGACGGTAATCATACTGTCTTTGGGAAAGTGATCAGCGGTATGGAATATGTCGACGACATTGGCCAGGGTGACCGTATGGAAGAAGTAAAAGTGTGGGACGAAGAATAAGTCCTTGATAAAGAGCCGAAAGGCTCTTTAATCATCTAGAGCAAAGTATGTCCGATATAAAAAGGTGAACTTTGCTCCGGCACTGTTCATTCCAGAGAATCTGAATAGCGTTTAAGGTTATTGCCCGGAATGAAAGGGGCCCGCTATCCGCTCTCCAGCTAAAACTTTTGCCGGTATTGATGAATCACAGCCTTTGTCGATAATTAAAAAACGGAGTACTTTGATAGTGCTCTCTGACAGCTTAGAAACCCTATAATGGGGAATTGCCTGTAAACAGAGGTGGGTGGTATATTCCGTAAGAGTTTACGTCCGCCTTTAGAATCCGTGAATTGCCGAACTGGTTAACCGGCTGGACAGCATTAAAGGAAGTTTGTATACTTAACTTACAAGCAAGTAACCATATACATGAGCAATCCTTCGGGGCAGGGTGCAATTCCCGACCGACGGTGATACGAAGATGGCGATATTCTGCTGCTTCGTTCAGTCCGTGACCCGGGCCAATCCGACTTGTAAATAGTCAAGTTAAGAATGGAACGGTGGAGCCGGTGCAAATCCGGGACCGACAGTAAAAGTCTGGATGGGAGAAGGAAACGGGTAGAACCTGAAATTAAAGCTTTATGTACCTTTTTTCACATGAAAATGGAAATTCGGGTTTCTGATTGGAAACCGACTGTTTGTTGTGAATAATGATTGAGTAGGCAATAGGATTTTGAACAGATCATCTGAACGGCGAATCCGTCGTCTTACTTTTCTGTGGACTCCTTTGGTTTCTTTCAATGTGTACATAATGGCTGATTTGAAGGCTTCTTGAGTGTGAACACGTTTTCTAATTTCGATGGATAGAAACAGCCCCTTTGGAATATTTCAAAGGGGCTCTTTGCTTTGCAGGATGGTTCCGAGCTTGTGGAAAGGAGGGTTTCCAGTTGCAGCTCTTACAAGATGAGATGTACATGCGCCTCGCCCTTGATATGGCCAAAGGAGCCAAAGGGCAGACCGGAGTGAACCCGGTTGTGGGCTGCGTTCTGGTCAAAGACGGACGAATTATCGGTATGGGAGCCCATTTACATCGCGGGCAAGGCCATGCCGAAGTCCACGCGCTGCAGATGGCCGGGGCCGAAGCAG
This Paenibacillus larvae subsp. larvae DNA region includes the following protein-coding sequences:
- a CDS encoding peptidylprolyl isomerase, which produces MKKGSIKLAKGGEVIIQFFPEEAPNTVANFEKLANSGFYNGLTFHRVIKGFVAQGGCPNGTGTGGAGYTIKCEVATNTSKHERGTLSMAHAGRDTGSSQFFICYEPQPHLDGNHTVFGKVISGMEYVDDIGQGDRMEEVKVWDEE